A stretch of DNA from Synechococcus sp. JA-3-3Ab:
CGTCGCCTGGATTAGCGCGCCCTCAGCCTCAACCTCTCTCCTTCGGAAAGAGGGAGGTTACGGTTTTTCCTCTCCCCATCCCTCCTTTGGAGTGGGGGGCTCGAACTTGTAGCCAACTCCGCGCACGGTGCGGATCAGCTCCGGTTGGCTGGTATCGGTTTCCAGCTTCTTGCGAATTTGGCCGATGTGGACATCGACCACCCGTTCATCTCCCTCGTGGTTAAAATCCCACACCTCTTGAATCAGCTCAGACCGTCGCCACACCCGTCCTGGGTGTCGAGCCATGGCGTAGAGCAAATCAAACTCTAGAGCGGTCAGGTTAATCGGGCGACGGTCACGGATAACTTCTCGGGTGGTCGGGTCGATCACCAAGGAGGGAAAAGTCAAAACCGGCGCGCTGCCTGTTTCCGTTCTCGTCCGCCCTCGGCGCAGGATAGCCTGTACCCGCGCCTGTAACTCCGGCAGGCTGAAGGGTTTGGTCAGGTAGTCATCTGCGCCTAGCTGAAATCCTTGCAGCTTGTCGGCAGGATTCACTCGGCTGGTTAACATCAACACATACACGCCGGTCTCTTTTTGCATCTGCTGGCAAAGGTCGTAGCCGCTCACATCCGGCAAATTCAGATCCAAAATCACCAAGCCTGGCTGAAAAGCGCGCAACTGCTGGAGGCCCTCGGCCCCCGTCGTCGCTACCTCGACTGAGTACCCCTGCCGCTGCAAATACCGCTTGAGCAGCGCGCAAATGCTGGGATCGTCATCGATGATGAGGATGCGTAACATGGCAGCTTGACGCTCTCACAGTCAGCACGAGGCAGAGTTGTAGAAAAGCCCTGCCCGCAGGGCAAACGCATTTTGCGCCTGGGCAGGAGAGGGCAGCCCATCCAGACTACAACAGATAGCTTCAGGTTTTTACATTACCCATTGGATTGCACCAGGAGCTTGGCCTTTCTGGAACCCTCTTTCTCTGGGTAAATCAAGGGAGGCTAACCCAAGAATCTCAGGCATTATTCATTCTACTGGGTTGTCCGGAGGAAAGGGAAAGGGT
This window harbors:
- a CDS encoding response regulator transcription factor; translation: MLRILIIDDDPSICALLKRYLQRQGYSVEVATTGAEGLQQLRAFQPGLVILDLNLPDVSGYDLCQQMQKETGVYVLMLTSRVNPADKLQGFQLGADDYLTKPFSLPELQARVQAILRRGRTRTETGSAPVLTFPSLVIDPTTREVIRDRRPINLTALEFDLLYAMARHPGRVWRRSELIQEVWDFNHEGDERVVDVHIGQIRKKLETDTSQPELIRTVRGVGYKFEPPTPKEGWGEEKP